One region of Natronolimnobius baerhuensis genomic DNA includes:
- a CDS encoding NADH-quinone oxidoreductase subunit J — protein sequence MTYELLAFALFASVTLASALGVVLLQDPWHSALMLGVALMSIAVHFVMLAAEFVAMMQILVYVGGVLILITFAVMLTQRDETDDGVDSDEVVQT from the coding sequence ATGACATATGAGCTACTCGCGTTCGCGCTGTTTGCGTCCGTCACGCTCGCCAGCGCGCTGGGTGTGGTCCTGTTACAGGATCCATGGCACTCGGCGCTCATGCTCGGCGTTGCGCTGATGAGCATCGCGGTTCATTTCGTGATGCTGGCGGCGGAGTTCGTCGCCATGATGCAGATTCTCGTCTACGTTGGCGGGGTTCTCATCCTCATCACGTTCGCCGTGATGCTCACCCAGCGCGATGAGACGGACGACGGCGTGGATTCCGATGAGGTGGTACAGACATGA
- the nuoL gene encoding NADH-quinone oxidoreductase subunit L, translating to MEGVFDFAPAIALFPLVAFVVALAFGKHMPKKGALAGIIATAGSLVLSVLMLAAVAIGEEGYYHETLYEWTAGEAASQVGAEGISFTFGILIDPLAALMLVIVSLVAFLVHVFSLGYMNDEGETGLPRYYAGLGLFTFSMLAFVYADNLLMAFMFFELVGLCSFLLIGFWFRTRSAPSAAKKAFLVTRFGDYFFLVGVVAIAATFGTLQFAGDDSFVVAAQTAIDGGDELFGFDAQTWVTITGLLVLGGVMGKSAQFPLHTWLPDAMEGPTTVSALIHAATMVAAGVYLVARMFGYYALSPTTLAIIAFIGGFTALFAATMGVVKDDIKQVLAYSTISQYGFMMLGLGVGGYVAGVFHLMNHAFFKALLFLGAGAVIVIMHHEQDMWKMGGLKDKAPVTYYTFLAGALALAGIIPFSGFWSKDEILYDALIVGLEEPVIMAAYAMGLVAVFFTGFYTFRMVFLTFHGEPRSETAENPHPVGWSIKAPLIVLGVLALVAGAANLAPVAKLANVDITFLQSWLEGGVGDATYAAYSETLFSGDDPVYNTDYIGTEETTVLVAAGLSLLLAFSGAGVAWKLYNVPEPVRHKERLGSVRETLESNYYQDEYQVWLAEGLTLPLARAADRFDQTAIDGVVNGTSTASLLGSERMTRLQTGLVTNYAALLVAGFIGLLLLLGISGGWFL from the coding sequence ATGGAAGGTGTATTTGATTTCGCTCCGGCGATTGCACTGTTCCCGCTCGTGGCGTTCGTCGTCGCGCTGGCCTTTGGCAAGCATATGCCAAAGAAGGGCGCGCTGGCGGGCATCATCGCGACGGCAGGCTCGCTCGTACTGTCGGTGTTGATGCTTGCGGCCGTCGCGATTGGTGAAGAGGGGTACTATCACGAAACGCTCTACGAGTGGACCGCAGGTGAGGCGGCGAGTCAGGTCGGTGCCGAGGGGATTTCGTTCACCTTTGGCATCCTGATCGACCCGCTGGCGGCGTTGATGCTCGTCATCGTCTCGCTCGTTGCGTTCCTCGTGCACGTCTTCAGCCTCGGCTACATGAACGACGAGGGCGAAACTGGCCTGCCGCGATACTACGCCGGGCTCGGCCTCTTTACGTTCAGCATGCTCGCGTTCGTCTACGCGGACAACCTGCTGATGGCCTTCATGTTCTTCGAACTCGTGGGCCTGTGTTCGTTCCTGCTGATCGGCTTCTGGTTCCGCACGCGCTCGGCCCCGTCGGCCGCGAAGAAGGCGTTTCTGGTCACCCGCTTCGGTGACTACTTCTTCCTGGTTGGGGTCGTCGCCATCGCAGCCACGTTCGGCACGCTCCAGTTCGCCGGCGACGACTCGTTCGTCGTGGCCGCCCAGACAGCTATCGACGGCGGCGATGAACTGTTCGGCTTCGACGCCCAGACGTGGGTGACGATCACCGGATTGCTCGTACTGGGTGGTGTGATGGGTAAATCCGCTCAGTTCCCACTGCACACCTGGCTGCCCGACGCAATGGAAGGTCCAACCACCGTTTCCGCACTGATTCACGCGGCGACGATGGTCGCAGCCGGTGTCTACCTCGTCGCGCGGATGTTCGGCTACTACGCACTCAGCCCGACAACCCTCGCGATTATCGCGTTCATCGGTGGCTTCACAGCACTGTTCGCCGCCACGATGGGCGTCGTCAAAGACGACATCAAACAGGTACTGGCGTACTCGACGATTTCCCAGTACGGGTTCATGATGCTCGGTCTCGGCGTCGGCGGCTACGTCGCCGGGGTCTTCCACCTCATGAACCACGCCTTCTTCAAGGCCTTGCTGTTCCTGGGTGCCGGTGCCGTCATCGTCATCATGCACCACGAACAGGACATGTGGAAGATGGGCGGGCTCAAGGACAAAGCGCCCGTCACCTACTACACGTTCCTCGCGGGCGCACTCGCACTCGCGGGCATCATCCCGTTCTCGGGCTTCTGGTCCAAGGACGAAATCCTGTACGACGCCCTGATCGTCGGCCTCGAAGAACCCGTGATTATGGCCGCCTACGCGATGGGTCTCGTCGCCGTCTTCTTTACCGGCTTCTACACCTTCCGGATGGTCTTCTTGACCTTCCACGGTGAGCCGCGATCCGAGACGGCCGAGAACCCACATCCCGTCGGCTGGTCGATCAAAGCACCGCTGATCGTACTTGGCGTCCTCGCGCTCGTCGCGGGTGCGGCAAACCTCGCGCCGGTCGCTAAACTCGCCAACGTCGACATTACGTTCCTCCAGAGTTGGCTGGAAGGTGGCGTCGGCGACGCGACGTACGCCGCCTACTCGGAGACACTCTTCAGCGGTGACGATCCGGTCTACAACACCGACTACATCGGCACGGAAGAGACCACGGTCCTGGTCGCGGCTGGGCTCTCCTTGCTGCTTGCCTTCTCCGGCGCTGGCGTGGCCTGGAAACTCTACAACGTTCCAGAGCCCGTCCGCCACAAAGAGCGACTCGGCAGCGTTCGCGAAACGCTCGAGTCGAACTACTACCAGGACGAGTACCAGGTCTGGCTCGCAGAGGGCCTGACGTTGCCGCTCGCTCGAGCGGCGGATCGGTTCGACCAGACGGCAATTGACGGCGTCGTCAACGGGACGTCGACGGCGAGCCTGCTGGGGAGCGAACGGATGACTCGGTTGCAGACCGGACTCGTGACGAACTACGCGGCCCTGCTCGTAGCCGGCTTTATCGGCTTACTGCTTCTCCTCGGCATTAGTGGGGGGTGGTTCCTATGA
- the nuoK gene encoding NADH-quinone oxidoreductase subunit NuoK — MTVGIEYYVLLSMALFSIGLFGVLTRRNALLFLMSVELMLNAANINLVAFAFYHGNLSGQVFALFAMALAAAEVAVGLGIILVLYRNFRDVDVTVPTTMRW; from the coding sequence ATGACGGTCGGGATCGAGTACTACGTGCTCCTGTCGATGGCGCTGTTCTCGATTGGCCTCTTTGGCGTCCTAACACGCCGGAACGCACTGTTGTTCCTGATGTCAGTCGAGCTCATGCTGAACGCGGCGAACATCAATCTGGTCGCCTTTGCGTTCTATCACGGCAATCTGTCGGGGCAGGTGTTTGCGCTGTTTGCGATGGCGCTTGCTGCCGCGGAGGTTGCGGTTGGACTCGGCATCATCCTGGTGTTGTATCGCAACTTCCGTGACGTCGACGTCACGGTTCCGACGACGATGAGGTGGTAA
- a CDS encoding NuoI/complex I 23 kDa subunit family protein, with protein MIGLLKSMATTMKHALDGSTFTVEYPDTAPDVSPRFRGVHKWSQERCIWCRQCENVCPNDTIQIVMDDKRNGEQYNLHIGQCIYCRLCEEVCPTDAILLTQNFEFTGDTKQDLVYNKEQLKTVPWYKDIDPLESREPDRGAWIGDGEGEVDYQ; from the coding sequence ATGATTGGACTCCTCAAATCGATGGCGACGACGATGAAACACGCACTGGATGGCTCTACCTTCACGGTGGAGTATCCAGACACCGCACCGGACGTTTCGCCGCGCTTTCGCGGCGTCCACAAGTGGAGTCAGGAACGGTGCATCTGGTGTCGTCAGTGTGAGAACGTCTGTCCGAACGACACGATTCAGATCGTGATGGACGACAAGCGAAACGGCGAACAGTACAACCTCCACATTGGACAGTGCATTTACTGTCGGCTCTGTGAGGAAGTCTGTCCGACCGATGCCATCCTGCTCACCCAGAACTTCGAGTTCACCGGCGACACCAAACAGGACCTCGTCTACAACAAAGAGCAACTGAAGACGGTTCCATGGTACAAAGATATCGACCCACTCGAGTCACGCGAACCTGACCGGGGAGCGTGGATCGGCGACGGAGAAGGGGAGGTCGATTATCAGTGA